The following are encoded together in the Anoplopoma fimbria isolate UVic2021 breed Golden Eagle Sablefish chromosome 13, Afim_UVic_2022, whole genome shotgun sequence genome:
- the LOC129101224 gene encoding WD repeat-containing protein 5-like isoform X1 encodes MATEEKKPETELMKQPSSSSKGKCLKTLKGHSNYVFCCNFNPQSNLVVSGSFDESVRIWDVKTGKCLKTLPAHSDPVSAVHFNRDGSLIVSSSYDGLCRIWDTASGQCLKTLIDDDNPPVSFVKFSPNGKYILAATLDNTLKLWDYSKGKCLKTYSGHKNEKYCIFANFSVTGGKWIVSGSEDSMVYIWNLQTKEIVQKLQGDTDVVISTACHPTENIIASAALENDKTIKLWKSDC; translated from the exons gGGAAGTGTCTGAAGACTCTGAAGGGTCACAGTAACTACGTCTTCTGCTGTAACTTCAACCCTCAGTCCAACCTGGTGGTGTCTGGATCG TTTGATGAGAGCGTTCGTATTTGGGATGTGAAGACAGGAAAATGTCTGAAGACTCTGCCGGCTCACTCTGACCCCGTCTCTGCT GTTCACTTCAACAGAGACGGCTCGCTCATCGTCTCCAGCAGCTACGACGGCCTCTG tcgTATCTGGGACACAGCATCAGGACAGTGTCTGAAGACTCTGATTG atGATGACAATCCTCCCGTGTCTTTTGTAAAGTTTTCTCCAAACGGGAAGTACATCCTGGCTGCTACGCTGGACAA CACATTAAAGCTGTGGGACTACAGCAAGGGAAAG TGTTTGAAGACGTACTCCGGCCATAAGAATGAGAAATACTGCATCTTCGCTAACTTTTCTGTCACAGGAGGGAAG TGGATTGTGTCCGGCTCTGAGGACAGCATGGTTTACATCTGGAACCTTCAGACCAAAGAGATTGTTCAGAAACTCCAAGGGGACACAG aCGTGGTGATCTCGACCGCCTGTCATCCAACAGAGAATATCATCGCTTCAGCCGCTCTGGAAAACGACAAAACTATCAAACTGTGGAAGAGTGACTGTTAG
- the LOC129101224 gene encoding WD repeat-containing protein 5-like isoform X2 produces MATEEKKPETELMKQPSSSSKFDESVRIWDVKTGKCLKTLPAHSDPVSAVHFNRDGSLIVSSSYDGLCRIWDTASGQCLKTLIDDDNPPVSFVKFSPNGKYILAATLDNTLKLWDYSKGKCLKTYSGHKNEKYCIFANFSVTGGKWIVSGSEDSMVYIWNLQTKEIVQKLQGDTDVVISTACHPTENIIASAALENDKTIKLWKSDC; encoded by the exons TTTGATGAGAGCGTTCGTATTTGGGATGTGAAGACAGGAAAATGTCTGAAGACTCTGCCGGCTCACTCTGACCCCGTCTCTGCT GTTCACTTCAACAGAGACGGCTCGCTCATCGTCTCCAGCAGCTACGACGGCCTCTG tcgTATCTGGGACACAGCATCAGGACAGTGTCTGAAGACTCTGATTG atGATGACAATCCTCCCGTGTCTTTTGTAAAGTTTTCTCCAAACGGGAAGTACATCCTGGCTGCTACGCTGGACAA CACATTAAAGCTGTGGGACTACAGCAAGGGAAAG TGTTTGAAGACGTACTCCGGCCATAAGAATGAGAAATACTGCATCTTCGCTAACTTTTCTGTCACAGGAGGGAAG TGGATTGTGTCCGGCTCTGAGGACAGCATGGTTTACATCTGGAACCTTCAGACCAAAGAGATTGTTCAGAAACTCCAAGGGGACACAG aCGTGGTGATCTCGACCGCCTGTCATCCAACAGAGAATATCATCGCTTCAGCCGCTCTGGAAAACGACAAAACTATCAAACTGTGGAAGAGTGACTGTTAG
- the LOC129101559 gene encoding inactive phospholipid phosphatase 7-like has product MPSSQTRSRARERNNVQNRPEFLSLNQPLSREPGTGEGRGGGGPRRASRQQSQGGPAADGGTKDSSRWPEQDCIQLNPSFRGIAISSLLAIDISLSKRAGVCVGTRGSGAPLRSMVNLLSLSGHAVPWICGTLLCLWRSNTLAGQEVLVNLLLALILDLMTVAGLQKLVKRRGPWDFPPGLLDYVAMDMYSFPAAHASRAVMVSKFLLTHLVLAVPLRILLYLWAVLAGVSRVLLGKHHLSDVSCGFALGFLHFNLVESVWLDSDTCQTLISIGTLRWTPLI; this is encoded by the exons ATGCCCAGCAGCCAGACCCGGTCCCGGGCCAGAGAACGGAACAACGTCCAGAACCGGCCCGAGTTCCTGTCCCTGAACCAGCCCCTCAGCAGAGAGCCGGGGACGGGGGAGGGGCGGGGGGGCGGCGGTCCGAGGAGagccagcagacagcagagccA AGGGGGTCCAGCAGCTGATGGGGGGACGAAGGACTCGTCCCGGTGGCCGGAGCAGGACTGCATCCAGCTGAACCCGTCTTTCCGAGGCATCGCCATCAGCTCCCTGCTCGCCATCGACATCAGTCTGTCCAAGCGTGCGGGGGTCTGCGTGGGGACTCGGGGGTCGGGGGCCCCGTTGAGGTCTATGGTGAACCTGCTGTCCCTCAGTGGACACGCTGTCCCCTGGATCTGTGGGACGCTGCTCTGTCTGTGGAGGAGCAACACGCTGGCTGGACAGGAAGTCCTCGTCAACCTGCTGCTGG ctCTGATCCTGGATCTGATGACGGTTGCTGGTTTGCAGAAGTTGGTGAAACGCCGAGGACCCTGGGACTTCCCTCCGGGGTTATTGGACTACGTTGCCATGGATATGTATTCTTTCCCAGCAGCCCACGCCAGCCGAGCCGTCATGGTGTCCAAGTTCCTGTTGACCCACCTGGTGCTGGCG GTGCCCCTCAGGATCCTGCTCTACCTGTGGGCGGTCCTGGCCGGCGTGTCCCGGGTGCTGCTGGGTAAACACCACCTGTCAGACGTCAGCTGTGGATTCGCTCTCGGGTTCCTGCACTTCAATCTGGTGGAGTCCGTTTGGCTGGACTCTGACACCTGCCAGACCCTCATCTCCATTGGTACGCTGCGCTGGACTCCACTGATCTGA